From the Anguilla rostrata isolate EN2019 chromosome 12, ASM1855537v3, whole genome shotgun sequence genome, the window GCCCCTGGAAGCTCTCCAGCTGCGCCAGGGAACCGGGCCTGTCCAAGAGGGACTGGCTCTGACCTGGGTGGGACatcagaaaaaagaagagacagagatagagggtGAAtacaagacagagaaagaggaggataAAGAGATGTGGTGAGACCACTGATGTGCACTTTCACCTTTATTGTGAAAAGTATACAGAactaagattttaaaaaacattttaaatctgaaatagATTATCAATCTTaatcagtgtgtgtcagtgttgatTTACCTGAGGGACTGGTGAGCacacagtgttttaaaatgccaGTGAGGTGCAGAGTGACGTTGTTCACTGCACTGTCTACGCGGAAGGGGAAGTGGGTGGACACCGAGTTGCTCTCCATGTGCGATAGAGTCACCTGCAGCAGGAGACAATAGAGAGGCTATGTGAGACAGTGGCCAGCAGGTGGAGACAGTGAGCAGTGCTGCGAGAGAGAATGCCTTTACTTGATTTTATGTGTTCACACAGTCCAAGTCAAGGAAAACTGTATtccacaaaaatgaattatccctttttatacacatgcacacactatttttgtaatgctttgtgataaaaatacagtttattcaTTCGCTACATATTGTACAATtcagtcctgtttctgcagtGGTACCTTGCTTGCAGCAATGTTGTCCTGAATGATGGTGGACACTCTGTGGATGTCAGAGTTTGTGGTGAAGATGGCCAGACCCCCAGAAATGGAGGACAGTGAAGAGTACAGAGAAAACCTGTTGGGGGAcaagctctctctcctcttcctcatccctcTATCTGTGCCAGAAAAGCTACGGTCCTCTGTCAGCAAGAAGCTCACCTGTGACAGGTGAAGAACGAGGACTCAGTCCCCACAGGTATGCttatttcactgtttatttgaaatgtgatgGAGGTGAacaatgcatacatgcatgatTAAACTGGATATGCTTATGAGCACAGAGGTGAATTTTACAGAGACAAGTGTGTGTCGACAGGTTTACATAGAGATCTATCTATGCAGGTTTAGAGAGACAAGTGTGCATTCAGACAGGTATACAGAGTATTGTGCagacgtgcatgtgtgtgtgtatgtgtgtgtattcagaCAGGTGTATAGATGCGTATAGATAGATGTATAAACGGGTGTGGGCTGGTGCACCACCTTGCTCTGTTTCTCCAATGTCAGAGCTTCCACGGCACTGTACAGGTGAGCATCTTTGGGAGAGGCATCGGTGAACACAAAGATCTCAGACAGAGGAGGGCTATGAGTCAGGGCCAACTGTGGAAAAAACAACCTGACtgtaactgacacacacacacacacacacacatacgaacacacacatgcacacacacagacacacaaacacacacacatgcacacacacacacaatcaaacacacacaaacacgcacatgcacacacacacaaacacacacacacatgcactcacacacacactaatacacacaaacacgcacacccacacacacacacacacacacacagcgcgcacacacaaacacacacaagcacgcacatgcacacacacacaaaaatgcacacacgcacacacaaacatgcacccatgcacacacgcacatacacacgcacacacatatacacaaacaggCTTGAAtgtacacacaaccacacacacaaatacacacaaaaatacacacacacacacacacacacatgcatgcctgcCTACACTCAGCTCCCACACtacacatatttacactgtAACACATACTACAAACATATTCAGATTCTAATTTCAACATTTAGCATATTAGTATAAATATTAGAATAAGGCAACATACATTTTTGGCCTTTctattctgtctttttctcaCATGAATCCATGCTTAAGCCCCTCTGCAATCTATTCAAACTCCTCCTACAAACTCTATAAGGCCCTCCTACAATTTTATAAAACCCTTCCCACCACCTCCAAGTcattaagcccctcccccctgcctaCTCACCTGTACGGCAGAGAGGCACATCTCAGGCTCATCTCCTCCCCCGAGGGCGGTCAGTCCCTCCAGGTACCGCATGAACTGCTCTGGATCCTCCGTCTCATACACAGGCCCTACGGCTGCAACACAGTGTGGCATAATAAAACATCCCATACACAGGCCCTATGACTGCAACATAGTGTGGCATGTTAAAACATTCCATACACAGGCCCTATGACTGCAACATAGTGTGGCATAATAAAACATCCCATACACAGGCCCTATGACTGCAACATAGTGTGGCATAATAAAACATCCCATACACAGGCCCTATGACTGCAACACAGTGTAGTGCAGTAAACATGCCATACACAGGCCCTATGACTGCAACACAGTGTGGCATAATAAAACATCCCATACACAGGCCTTATGCCTGCAACACAGTGTGGTATAATAAAACATCCCATACACAGGCCCTATGACTGCAACACAGTGTAATGCAGTAAACATGCCATATGCAGGCCCTACTGCTGCAACACAGTGTGGCATAATAAAACATGCGATATCCAGGTCCTACTGCTGCAACACAGTGTGGCATAATAAAACATTAGATATGCAGGGCCTACAGCTGCAACACAGTGTGACATAATAAAACATGAGATATGCAGGCCCTACAGTTGCAACACAGTGTGGCATAATAAAACATGCGATATGCAGGCCCTACAGTTGCAACACAGTGTGACATAATAAAACATGCGATACACAGGCCTTATAGCTGAAACTCAGTGTGGCATAATAAAACATACGATACACAGGCCAGGGACGGTTCACTGTCATGCatccaataaaacaaaaccttcTTCTGCAACAGAGGGTGGTTAAAACAGGAAAGCCTTGTTAAAAACATTGTAAACTAGTTGTGATAGCATTACATGCTAGCTTGGGGGGGGCTCTGTTCCCTCACCTGGGTCATGGAAAGGCACCAGCAGGTAGGTGCCAGGCTGCTGAGCGGTTTTGGCACGGGCCTGGATGATGGAGacggcgcggcggcgggcggcggtgATCTCCTCGAACATGCTGCCCGTGGTGTCCATCACAAACACCAGCGCCGGCTGCTGCCTCACGCTCAGCAACCTGAGACAAGTGCAGGCGGGAATGCTAAATGATCGCAAATACAGATCACAGCAAATGACCCACAAATGCAACTGCTGCTGTATTCATGCAGTGCAGCTTGCAGAAACATACTTCCAGAAGAGCTACAAATGTCAAAACTACAGTATCTGAGAGGACATACTGTATACTCACGTAGgacttttcaaaatatttaggcAAATTACACTTTCATGTCTGCTACTTGCCCAGAAGTGTGGAATGTGGCAGTAGTTTGTGATTGGCTTGACTTGCTGACCTGAGAAAGCTCGCGGTTCCCACGGCGTCGCGGAGGTCTTCCAGAACAGCCACGGTTGCCGCGGTAGCGAGTCGGGCAGCGTCACCGTGGAGATAGTGGTGTggggagaagaggggggaggtgCTGTCCTTGTTGATTCCCCCAcgcgccccctggtggcggcTGCTGTCCAGCAGCCCTCCATGGCTGCACTTGCCTAAGGTATGGGAGATGTAGAGAGGAGACCAGCATGGtgctgtgagacagagaaaccCAGGGAAAAGACAGTGGAATGTGCCATGTGCAGTTtagtgtgtgtttacatgtgaaaataatttcctttatCTTGAAGGCTAATTTCAAAGACCTTTTGATATTTTctgacaaatataaaaattttactCAAAGATACTAGCCATACAATGACAGTAAGCACAATAATTACTGGaagtaatttatatatatatatatatatatatatatatatatattactagAACAGGAacaatggcagtttttttttaaactacagcaCCTATTATCAATATAGGTAGGGGTGTTTTAACAGTAGGTAATAAtataatgttgcatttttggCCCACCCATGTGCTAAAACAGAGCTTTAACAGGATTATCCATCCAGCAGCCTTTGACCTGATGTACCTGCAGGCTTGGCAGGATGCGTGCTGTAGTAGCCGGTGGTAAGCAGAGGAGGGTGCTGGCTGAGCAGTATGTTGTTCCTGCAGGTGGTGCTATTGCACTGTGTACAGGTAGGTGTGTCCTCTGAAAGACAGGGGCCAGGACCAGGTGAGCCTAAACACTGTGCCATTGTAAAAAGATTTTTACAGTCCTGGGTTTTAGCAATGTGGAGTTTACAACTGGGTCTATCACCGAGCTGGCATTCTTTAGCAGGGACGATTACACCTGTCTAGCAGGTGTAACCATGACTTACAATGTACAAGTGTACAAAGTACACAGTGAATAATAATGTAACAGCACCTTTTGACAGCAGTGTGGTGAATTAAAAACTACCCTGTCAAATAAggtcattataaaataattaattggtTTAATGAAAGAGTctaaatagttttcattttttattgtttgtaaaaaaaaaaaaaataatcactaTTTTTACAAGTATTTATTATCAGAGGAAATTCTGGTAAAATATTGCCCTGCCCAATATTCCCAAACCATATCTTATTTTTATAAACCATTTAAACAACATGATATTTACAGACTTACAGAAAAATTGGTTTGCATGTTGTCAACAGGCTTGCATGTTGTGCACAGTTGTGTACAGGCTTGAATGTTGTGCACAGTTGTGTACAGGCTTGAATGTTGTGCACAGTTGTGTACAGGCTTATTTGTTGTGTACAGTTGTGTACAGTCTTGCATGTTGTTCACAGTTATGTACAGGTTTGCATGTTGTGCACAGTTGTGTACAGGCTTGCATGTTGTGCACAGTTGTGTACAAGCTTGCATGTTGTGTGCAGTTGTGTACAGGCTTGAATGTTGTGCACAGTTGTGTACAGGCTTATATGTTGTGCACAGTTGTCTACAGTCTTTCCTGTTGTGCACAGTTGTGTACAGGTTTGCATGTTGTGTACAGCCTTGCATGTTATGCACAGTTGTGTACAGGCTTGCATGTTGTGTACAGGCTTATATGGTGTGTACAGTTGTGTACAGTCTTGCATGTTGTGTACAGTTGTGTACAGTCTTGCATGTTGTGCACAGTTATGTACAGTCTTGCGTGTTGTGCACAGCTGTGTACAATCTTGCATGTTGTGCACAGTTGTGTACAGGCTTGCATGTTGTGTACAGCTGTGTACAGTCTTGCATGTTGTGCACAGTTGTGTACAGGCTTATATGTTGTGTACAGCTGTGTACAGTCTTGCATGTTGTTCACAGTTGTGTACAGGCTTGCATGTTGTGCACAGTTGTGTACAGGTTTGCATGTTGTGCACAGTTGTGTACAGTCTTGCATGTTGTGCACAGTTGTGTGCAGGCTTATATGTTGTGTACAGCTGTGTACAGTCTTGCATGTTGTGCACAGTTGTGTATAGGTTTGCATATTGTGTACAGGCTTGCATGTTGTGCACAGATGTATACAGTCTTGCATGTTGTGCACAGTTGTGTACAGGTTTGCATGTTGTGCACAGTTGTGTACAGGTTTGCATGTTGTGTACAGACTAGCAAGTTGTGCAGTTGTTGTTGTGCACATTCTGTACTGGCTTACAACTGTGGTAATGCAGGTTTGGTGGGCTCACCTGATGCCAGAGGTATGGCAGGATGTTCAGGGTGCAGCAGGTGGAGGTAAACAGATTTCTGGCCCATCTCCACCCAGTTACTGTGGCTGTAGAAGTCCTGCCATccaagagagagtgtgtgtatgagtgagtgtgtgctgtgaagagtgaatgtgtctgtgtgtgtgtgttttaatatgaTTGTGCTGTGTTCTTACAGTGATTATTCTGccattattcttattatttgaaatttggCTGTCTgaaatacactgcctggccaaaaaaaaaagcctcacactctgcctttagctttgattaccgCACACATTCGTCGTGGCATCGTTTCGACAAagccacaacatttatttccgtccagaattgcattatcttgtattgacgacgggagagttgaaccactccgtaaagtcttctccagcacatcccaaagactttcaatggggttaaggtcaggactctgtggtggccaattcatgagtggaaatgattcctcatgctcccagaaccactcttgcACAATTTGAGCCCggtgaatcttggcattgtcatcctggaatatgcccgtgccgCCAGGaaggaaaaaatccattgatgggataacctggtcattcagtacattcaggtactcagctgacgtGCAtgcataacgttgctgagcctagacctgaccaattgaagcaaccccagatcataacactgcctccagaggcctGTACaatgggcactgtccaaaaaaaatccaaactgcaactttttttttggctaggCAGTGTAGGAACCACTATATACACCCTAAATATTCACTGTATGTCTCATGgttaaatgttttgaatgagTTTATACTGAGGGAATACTTTGTTATAATACTCCAGAATAAGTCCAggattttctctgctatttCGACTTTTTTGCACTGCTATAACAGTAATATGGTATATGTGATATAATACAGCTCTGTCCAGGGAGTTTGGATGGGCTGGACTGTGGTGTTTGGCGAGATGGCGGCTTCATACCTGCAGGGAGTGGAAGAGCCGGCCGAGGCTGTGCCGCGCCCCCTGGTAGTCCCGGGCCCGAATGGAGAGAAGGGTCTGTAACCAGAACTGCCGCAGCATATCCGCAGCGCCCTCCACGCGCTCTGAGTCAAAGTGGTACACCGGGTCGGACCGCGTGGAGCTCAGGAAGTCCATGGCGGCATTGGCCTGCGCCACCTCCCCCACGGCCCGCCAGAACCCACGGCCCAGCTCTGCCTAGAGCCAGAGTGCAAACAGAGTTTTCAGCATTAAATCGACCCTGACAGACTCCATATGCACTCAAAGGGGCTCAAGTGTACAGTACTGTGGTATGTGCTGAGCGAAACACTGCAAGATGGCTGCCCTATATCGTCCAGGTGGGTGTAATATATAGGgtggttgttattattattattattattattattattattattgttgttgttatgttatattatattatgctgTTGTGTTAATTTAATACTAAATTAACAATTTCCCCTGGCTGAATTCTGCAGGTAAACCTGTCAGTCTACATACTGCATGAGTGCATGAGAGTGCAGGTGCTCATTACTCCTGTTCAAACTGGTCTGATCTATAAATCAAGActcaaatgtttcctttttaacCTCTCGTTCTGATTTACTGATCTGCACTTCCTCCTTCTGTCTAACTGTTCATCCATGTGTCCTTCAGCTGCCAAAGTGGTGACCACGTCATGACAATATTGTACTATGGAACAGAATTATGTGCGAGAGCTGGGATGTTTGGGCGTTGGTTATTTAtaaaattcatttcaattatGGCACACAGTAATCATAGagccatatatttttttcccctcagctcAGTTGCTTGAACACAAATTTTTCCACATATTGCACAAAAGTGACTCCCATACAGTAaaaccaaaaaaccaaaaaatgggATGCCCTAGCTAACATGGGACTGTCTGCATCCCTTGAAGGCGGGATGGGGGACGGACGACGGGAAGCAAAGTGGGCGTGTATCCCAGAAGGCCTCACCCCCTCCCGGCCTGCCGGCATCCTGACAAGCGTGTCCAGTGTGATGTTGAGCAGGGCCTGCTCGGTCATGTACTGGTGTGTGTACGAGTCCCAGGACAGGGTCAGCACCCGGGACCAGAAGTTGGGCAGGAAGGCCAGGCCACCAGACGGGGCCAGCAGGAGGCACCCCAGAACGCACACCCCGATCCGCGCCCCCTCGCATGCCCGCCGTCCCGCCATGCTCTCAGACATCTCTCACGCatagggggaggggtggggttatgGGTCAGTGGTAGAGTCAGGGCCAAAGCCCTATGGGTGGTGGGTCCCTGCAACAAAAAGTGGGTGACCTTTAATGAAATGTAGTCATTGTGACTGTAATGTAGGATCATATAGACACTATTTCCACCCAACTTGTTACCTGCACAAATGGTAGAACCTGTGAGGCACACCTGTTAGAGCAGCTTATTAACAGcttaataacattaatatgcactgggaaaaaaacatacttgGCATAGAATGAGTTAACAGTTTATTAATATTAAGCATCGCACAGTGTTCAGGAGTCCCTTCAGTCAAAGACTCTGTAGTCTTACTGTACatgctacacagtaaaatgttcagtgttaaatatacTCTCATATTTGATCCCTCTTAGAGACATAGTAACTCTGTCTCTGAATTAAATTAACAGCATTTTTATGTGTGCAATGCAGCTTTAATGTGGAAATTTAACCTGTACATTTTTCAGTACCAGTGCACCATTGAACAGTTATTCTAAGATTAGCCATTGAATTAGTCTTAATTGTTTGGACCATGGCTGGTGTGTGTTGGGAGCTACACCTGCACTATAACCTCTGCGTACCTGAGGTACACCTGCAGAAGTGCAGAGTGAACTAAGGAGGTTGCGGTCTTCAGAACACTATAACTGAGCTTCCCCAGTGTTGTTGACAGGATATGGCGATGCAGAAGTGGCACGTTCCTGTTGCCGTGGTGTTATCCTTTCTTGAGCTCCCTCCTTATCAAAATCCAAGCTGACTTCGCCTGGCCTGCCCAAATGCACAagcccactgcacacacaagaTATTACACATGGTGAGGTGCATGTGCAGCACATGCAGAAACCTACAGAGTGTTACAGGCACACATGTACTAACAGGCATACTGTGAGGCCAATTGGACGACTGCACAAAGGACAGAAGATAGAGAAATATGAAAGACAAAACACTGCAATTAcaccaaaatgtgtgtgtgtgtgtgtgtgtgtgtgtgtgtgcacgcacctgtgtgttcttttgtgtgagagtgtttgcagtctgcagtctgattgcctgtgtgcatgctgtcACGTCTGAGCTGGTTAGTGTGGTTTCAGATTGTGGTAATGATGACACAGTTGTAGTCTGAGAAAACTTAGGTCTTACATTCAATAATGTACAGAAGCACAGCTTACCTAAAGCAATATAGCAGTACTATAAAcctgcaataaaacaaacaccaatatttttcagctgaaaataaattaatggtcatataataataaaaatagaaatataataataatcatcatcttcttcatGTTTTGATGCATGTGTCTTTAGTATTATCAAACTCAGCAGCTCTTTCAGCATTTAAATCcgtaatttaaatgttttttaaatttcctaaTCTAAATGTTCTCTGacaattcaaattattttacatatcaTGCATAGCCAATTCACATAAACCAAAGAGTTTAATGAGTGCCTCGTGTCTATGCTGTAAGAGCAACACGCTCCTGAAGCAAAGCGCTGTCTTAATCAAACCAAGCACAAACTAATATCAGAGGAGGGCATCAGCAGCTTGGAATCCTTTAGTTTTCATTTCTCACCTTAGTTCATGGTCTGTGCCCTTGTCCCTGCTCCAGTGACGATTTGCGAAAACTCACAAATGGAAAGTTACATGTGCGCAAGGGATTTTGCGTGCGGTGTCTACTCAGGAATTCTCGCGCCAAGCGAAACTGGTAAGCCTGGACTTCCCCTTTGAGTGTCAACCACTAGCTATCCTGTTCCCTAATGAAAGATGTCCATTGCCTTTCTTATTGTCTTGATCAAATTCCCCTTCCCCCGTCCAGGACATCAAATTCATAAATGAACGATGCGGGTGATGAGGATGGAGAGCTGTGTGTGATGATGGGAGACGGTTAGTGCATCTATGAAGCAGCCTCCCAACcaccccgaccccgccccccgccccccgccccccccctccaacaccctctctttctctgcctgaAACCCTCAGCTTTCATTATCACATGCTGCATTGGTTCCTCACAATGAAGACGACTAGATCAATGGGCTCTCACACcaggacccccccaccccccgcccaacCAATGTTAGAAAACTTTGGGCTGGTCCGTACAATGAAAAACAtgcacccctcccccagtctgGAGCTTCTTTATCGTTACTTTATAGAGAATGAAAAGCAACTGGTTGCTAACCAACACAGGACCCTGGCACTGCTTTCCCAACCCTTCTGTTCTTTGGTTGTTTTGAggtgggacggggggagggagggagcatcTGACACAGGAGCTCTGAGGGCCTTTGTTGTTGATTTCTGGTCCTGTGGAGTGGGTTAGGCCATCAACTCGTAATGCCTTCTCCCTTTTTCGTGTGTGGGTACTTCACTGGCATTGTAGAAGTTTGCAGGTTTTAATCTTCtgaaggctttttttccctgctCGATtcacagatagagagagacagttagagagagggagatagggaCAGAGGgtcttgaattatttttatttgagtaAAGGGAGGGATGTTCAAATAATGGTCTGTAGTACTCATGTTTACAGCTCATGTTGGGttattgtgtgttttaatcTGTTCCACCAATTGTCTTGTCATGCTaatacagacagaaagaaagagaaactgtCTAACCATAAAAATCTTcttacagtaaaaaaattataaacaaaggaaaacatttaaaaggtaAAGATTTGGAAAGCACagcttaagccgcgtttccaccgcaggaactttaccccggaactaggaaccttttgagaaACTCAGTCTagtagggtctaaatttagttccgggggctttattttaccccccaaaaagttcctgctcggggggtagtactttccgaaagtacaggaaccttttgggtggagcttgcagcgctgaacatttctgattggtcgagtactcacagcatttttttgtgtttgttttcagccgccatgtttaaagatatgcagccgcaaaccaatttattttcataataacttcaaatcaaacttgtatgttatgcgtaccaaaacattcaaacggattaattcggttgctgaatattttcttccggattttctttgttagcccgttgtaattgactcaaaacgtttgatacagttatgtgaggtatgcggtagttctgcataattcacattggtgatacagtaaaagcaaactggaaatcaccttccgcactgtttgtcagggtaaaataacaggttaattctagtaatcgtccctttagctttttcagactgccgtaattttactctgccattcttcaattccacaaaaacaccaggaagactatggactaatttatggtgcatggttcgcatctggagggcacacttcgctgctcggctagcagtaacttcgaaggaaagcaaacggtggctgtaccactactaatttaaattttcacgcaagtccgagttttcgttctattcttgtcattttgcgatttgcgatatggaattgacgatgagaaag encodes:
- the vwa7 gene encoding von Willebrand factor A domain-containing protein 7, which codes for MSESMAGRRACEGARIGVCVLGCLLLAPSGGLAFLPNFWSRVLTLSWDSYTHQYMTEQALLNITLDTLVRMPAGREGAELGRGFWRAVGEVAQANAAMDFLSSTRSDPVYHFDSERVEGAADMLRQFWLQTLLSIRARDYQGARHSLGRLFHSLQDFYSHSNWVEMGQKSVYLHLLHPEHPAIPLASEDTPTCTQCNSTTCRNNILLSQHPPLLTTGYYSTHPAKPAGKCSHGGLLDSSRHQGARGGINKDSTSPLFSPHHYLHGDAARLATAATVAVLEDLRDAVGTASFLRLLSVRQQPALVFVMDTTGSMFEEITAARRRAVSIIQARAKTAQQPGTYLLVPFHDPAVGPVYETEDPEQFMRYLEGLTALGGGDEPEMCLSAVQLALTHSPPLSEIFVFTDASPKDAHLYSAVEALTLEKQSKVSFLLTEDRSFSGTDRGMRKRRESLSPNRFSLYSSLSSISGGLAIFTTNSDIHRVSTIIQDNIAASKVTLSHMESNSVSTHFPFRVDSAVNNVTLHLTGILKHCVLTSPSGQSQSLLDRPGSLAQLESFQGLYRVSLLPPIKPGQWRLSADAEGPITLNAIGDSSVDFLYYFAVVANGTHPGLARVEGSPVAGVPTFLVLAVTGLPPNEEASFSHVTLLGASGEILLKVPLNSSSSSSAGKELVGGMASVPREPFCVRLSGKDGRGNRLERVATEMIQPTHVQIQVLSAPHLVPGNVSTVSFDVMNHGPARHFTLTATDDRGFLTQKGPHRLSVGERGSLRGKVEVRTPGGTDPGSAVTLTLTVRALDTADSNYAVVHLIVIPQDVFPPSCSPMRVEATCPPVCHQASWTVSLAVTDRGHSGLAALQLSKGHGVLTLLLGQGGKPWQQEGKGRDTEGEGRQGSEEPHLLEGEPPLNITGWGGGMPLHVRYTASCCTPRAELIAWDGEGNVRHCHFTSSQQGATDKTSNGAGSIKVALLTLISGLLGARLIM